The Fusarium oxysporum f. sp. lycopersici 4287 chromosome 6, whole genome shotgun sequence DNA segment GAGCTTCCGCGGGCGCGGAACAGATTGTGTCGCTTAGCGCAACGCGAGGAAAAGTTGATGACTGACATGAAATCACGGCTGGAGAGAATTGGGGGTTACAAAGAACACCGCGGCCTCGCATTCGACCGCCACATCCTCCCTCGGTGTCGACCCCTGGCCGAAGCGATCGGAAATCGCATGGCCTATGAGGCCGCTGAGAAGTGGGGGCTCCCTTCGGAAGTGCTCACGCTGTATGAGCGTATCTGCATGGGTGAGGATTTGGATCCACTGCACACGGTAGAGCCGCTAGCCCAAGAACATCTACCGTCTCAGTCCTCTGCGTCATACAATACTGTCTTAGCCCAGATCAGGTCTGAGTCTATTTCGCAATCGGATATAGACCATTATGTGACGGCACCCATCACTTCTGATAAGTCGTGGGAATCTTTTATGAATAGTCTACAGGCATTCAAAAGCCCAGAGGAGCTCATCACCCCTCTTTCGAAGCTCTAAAAGACTTACCGGGCTTTATTTggtcatcgtcatcggctGCGTTTAAGGATTTGCGATCACGCAGGCGGGTCTATTATCAGAAAGCATTTTATATCTAGATCTATTCTTCTTGATCATTTATGTTTGGATTCTGAAAAGATCAGGTCGTCAGGCGTGACGTCCCACGTTAGTAGCCGCAGCTCAGCACGAATAAGGCGGCCCCGGGCAGCGGCACGCCTGGCTACTGAAAGTTCCCTCATGAGTCATACCGCATGCATCAAAGATCAAACATACTTCTTTTCCGTCTTTATTGATAGGCGGTCACCATATTTCATATTGCGTGGGGGCTATTTGAAAGTGCGAGGGTGTTATGCTAGAGAAAGGATGGCGTCCCGAGCCTGCACCCTTGGAGCTCCTCGGCCTAGGTTCCAGTTACTCAAGCTTTTCACATTATTAGGGATCCGCTTCTGGTTACCCGTAGTTTTATGTGTATGAGAGCTTTATAAACGCTGTGTCTCTCATATATGTACCTCTCTGTTGTAGGGATATAATTTTGAAGTGGACTCCACCAGCTGGTTAGGCTGCACATTCATGGTCAATATGCGAGTGAATAACTGTCTTTCTAGGTTGAAAAGGTTGACACATAGTCTTGCCACGCTTGTATGTGCCCCTCTCCGAGGTACGACGCGAATAATGCGTTGGCTTTCAGTAAGCGATGATCGTCACTGAAGTATCGTCAACGAAACCTGCCCTTTGTCATGATCCATCAGGGCTTAATCCTCTGCAAGGGATGGATGCTACATAAGCCTTGGTCTCTTTAGCATTCGTAGTGAAACTCATTCAAGGCATCCCATTTCTTGTATGGCTCCATTTTGCCTCGATGGTAAACGTTTCGCTTCTTCCTCCCTTTGACGCCTGCGGGTGTGTGAAAGTATGAAGGGCTAGAGCCTTAATACAGGACTGAGTACTGAACTAAACCCCGGGAAGAGGAGCTATAGATTTTCCAAGATACAACCGTATCTTTTTGACCCTGCTATAAAATGTAGCACATAAACTTCAGCTGAGATTTGATTTGAGTTCAGATATTTCCATATCCGATCCTCTCTGTTAGACGTTCTACTTTCAGCGGTGATTTTTACCCTACCACCGGACTACCACAGAACCTTGACCGCCAAACCATTTATACCAGACGCTGACTCGTTATGGACAAGGACAGAGACGGAGGTAGCCCAGTATGGCATCTGTTGTTCGAAGGGAGAAACTTCTTACAGAGCACCAAAACAAAATATCTTATCATCTGTCTTGGCTACATCACAATCTTTGTCTATCATACACGTCACAGTATCTCAGCTTACTATGCACGCTCGCGCGCAGAGAAGTCTCTCACACTGGGTCTACATGTTCTTGCAGCTGTATTCGAGCTTACGCGGTATTACGCTCGTGCCTGGAGAGGAACAGTGCACGCAGATCTCTTGGATACAACTGCCTGTCTGATCCATTCGTTCACCAGCTTGCGCCTTGCTAGAACACTGCGCAGAGGAGACGAAACTACTCGGGCATCATATCAGGCGCCGGCAATGTTACGACCTCTGCTTTCCCTTGCTGCTGTCGTAAAAGACGACGCTTTCGCACATCAGGCTTGCGTGAAATTACTCCATGCCTTCTTGTACACCAGATTGCTTATCTTTGTGGCTAAGAGAATTGGCTTGGGGAGGGTTCAGACGTATCCTCAAATATATGCTCAAGCAGTCACATTGGGCGCTATTTTGGCAATTATCTCCTCCGAGATCCCGGCAGGAGTACCAATATATATTAGTGCAGTTAGCTTGGTCATGGTCTACAACCAACGCACATCTCTGAATCTGGCTTCCTCAGTTGCCTTCGTGGACGGGATCGAAACGCATGCCGCTACCAGAGCAATCAGGCCAGCCTGTGCTAAGAACACCAAGATGACGGTTCAACAGGCCATCGCGGCGGTTCCGCTATGGCTGGGTTTGTTTCAAATGAAAAATTTGACAACAGGACCTAGTTCCTCCGGTATACCTACATGGGATTTCGACGAGTACACTGCACAAAAGCTCGCCACGACATGACGCCTGATACAAGGTCGAAGCGAAGACTCTCCTGAATTCCCGCATTTGTGTCTATTTACTATTCAAGGAACCGACATCAAAATCGCGAGTATAAAGACAAAGGAAGTATGAAGAGGCAGCAGGCAGGATTCATTAGGTCGATTCTCTGGTATGGGATAGAAAAACCTGAGAGAGTCAAATGTAAAACTATTCCCAAACTGTCACATATCGTATAGTTTTAGTCAATTGACACACATTCATGTACATGCCATTACGTCGCGTGACAATGTTCCTCTGGTGGTTTCATCATGCCCACGAAGCTTCTTAAGGCCAAAGGCTTACAGGTTAAAAACAACTTTACTATAAAGACTTATGGTCGCAGAACGCGTAGAGAAGGTCTTGTTCTGTGGGTGCTGGGGTGCAAATTGTCAAGAAGCCACGATTACGGATCTTGTGCTATATGGTCTCAACAGAAATCAGCAGTTGCCTTACCTTCAGGGTTTACCCAACCTGTACTAGCCATGATATGTTTCTCCTTGATTTGTCTTTCCAGCTCTGTTCGGTCGGAGCTGTACTGAGATACCGTCAGCAAGGGCCATGTCGCCCTGTCTAGGGCCTGCTTACCCATTGTGAAAGCCGTGCGGCCCTTTATTTTGAACCGGGCCCTCCTATGTTACATGTACAGTTTTTGCAAATCCCGTCGACACTTGGAAAGGACCTGTAATCAAAGCTGCTGGAGCAACGATACCACAGCGATGTTGCTGTCTCTATATGCATTCTGTGAAACCTCTGCCCCGGAAAAGTTCACTCTCGCCGCAAATATTAAGAAGACCTTAGGTCTGCATGCCACATTTTGAATTATACTCCATTTTTCAATGCCCCACTATTTCTCTCACACACCATCTTAATGGGATATCAAGGTCtgttatttttttttattgaTATTTCATTTATCcatctttttcctttttgttttcttttctcttcttcttcttttcccttAAAGTATTATGCCCCAAGTTATATCTATAAATTCAAGCTGTATGATTTAATTTCTTCCGGGCTTACCCTAAGGAACCTTTGCTCACCCTTTGTATCGAAAGATACTTTTCGAAGTTTATCATAATGACCCATAAAAACTTCAAAACCTGACCTACTACGGAATGGTCTTGATACATGCTTAGCGTCGTTCAAAGTTCTAGTGAATGGACGATAATCGCCTCGGAGATGAAACCCTTTCAGCTCCCTTGCCGATAGGTGTATATTTTTCTGTGAAAAAGGTCAATATGGCCACCATTCTCAAATAGGCAAAGGTACAAATAATTTTCACTTACTGCATAATTCATCCGCCGATACCGATGCCCCCCAGAAGCTCGCAGGTTGACTGGCATACCAATGAATTCGATTATGGGACATGAACCAATAAGCCTTTGGACACCATGGAGATCAAATCGCATGGATGACTGTGGTTGATCAATAACCTCTCGGATATCCAACACTAATGATTTAAGTGTCTTGCTGCGGCTTGTAATCTTGTCTAGTACCAACGAACGCAAGTCTCGAATGGGTTTGTCGTCATCATTAGGGTCTGCCATTACTCCAGTGCCATGAACAAAAACTCCACTATCAGTCTTGCCCGCAAGATGCGACAACCCACCAAGACGGAGCGAGAGTTCCTCCAGCTGATACATCTTACTTAGCTGGGAGAGAAGGCTCAAGAAAGTCTGCCTTGAAAGATGACCGGCGAAGTGTAGAGATCTTAGTGAGCTGAGTTTATCCATTGCCAATAGACGCTTAATCAAAGTTTCAGCACCTGAGCAGAGACTTAGGTCCAGGCTCTGTAGGTCCCATGTTGCGGCTGGTGCAAGTTGAGATACACAAAATCCTTGAAGTGCGAGATCCTTTAGATGTGTCCATAGAGTATTTCTAAAGATCGTAGTATCTGGTATA contains these protein-coding regions:
- a CDS encoding hypothetical protein (At least one base has a quality score < 10), with amino-acid sequence MDKDRDGGSPVWHLLFEGRNFLQSTKTKYLIICLGYITIFVYHTRHSISAYYARSRAEKSLTLGLHVLAAVFELTRYYARAWRGTVHADLLDTTACLIHSFTSLRLARTLRRGDETTRASYQAPAMLRPLLSLAAVVKDDAFAHQACVKLLHAFLYTRLLIFVAKRIGLGRVQTYPQIYAQAVTLGAILAIISSEIPAGVPIYISAVSLVMVYNQRTSLNLASSVAFVDGIETHAATRAIRPACAKNTKMTVQQAIAAVPLWLGLFQMKNLTTGPSSSGIPTWDFDEYTAQKLATT